In Streptomyces sp. SN-593, a single genomic region encodes these proteins:
- a CDS encoding FMN-binding protein, which produces MNSLAPRPLRRIALSVLVTVAGVLLLLSLKPHSTATAAAGGSAADTPAPSASATSPATSPAAGSTGTRTVDGDTVQTRYGPVQLRVTLKAGRITAVTALQTPTGSPRDEEITGFAVPQLTQEALSAQSASIDTVSGATYTSEGYIQSLQSALDQAGG; this is translated from the coding sequence GTGAACAGCCTTGCCCCCCGCCCGCTGCGGCGGATCGCGCTGAGCGTCCTGGTGACCGTCGCCGGCGTGCTGCTCCTGCTCAGCCTCAAGCCGCACAGCACGGCCACGGCCGCCGCCGGCGGCTCCGCGGCGGACACGCCCGCGCCGTCCGCGTCCGCGACCTCGCCGGCGACCTCGCCCGCCGCCGGCTCCACGGGCACCCGCACCGTGGACGGCGACACCGTCCAGACCCGCTACGGGCCGGTGCAGCTCCGGGTCACCCTGAAGGCCGGCCGCATCACCGCGGTCACCGCCCTCCAGACACCGACCGGCAGCCCCCGCGACGAGGAGATCACCGGCTTCGCGGTGCCCCAGCTCACGCAGGAGGCGCTGTCCGCGCAGAGCGCGTCGATCGACACCGTCTCGGGCGCGACCTACACCAGCGAGGGCTACATCCAGTCCTTGCAGAGCGCCCTGGACCAGGCAGGAGGCTGA
- a CDS encoding ferredoxin reductase family protein, with product MTTTYGPRTTRHAAAPAPRRSPAALVLLLCWAGAAAVLALWWQDTGSVVGTADWLLGAGRIAGLLCGYSCALLVGLMARVPVLEQGVGSDRVARWHAALGRYTVCLLLAHVTLVLWGYAVQAHDGVLGETATVVLTYPDMLKGTIGGALLVAVGVVSARAVRRRVRYETWYYLHLLTYLAVFLAFWHQLALGADFSAHPLARAFWYALYAAAAAAVLWFRVAAPLRLNLRHRLRVAQVVREAPEVVSVIVTGRGLAHLPARPGQFLRWRFLAPGLWWTASPYSLSTAPRPDLLRITVKAVGGHSQALTRLRPGTRIWAEGPYGALTADRRTRQKVLLLAGGVGVTPLRALFEALPARPGDLTLIYRARTADDLALRGELEAIARNRGARLHYLLNEADGRSPRLTAGFLRGALPDIAGHDVYLCGPPGMARASYEALRSAGVPARHIHHESFEL from the coding sequence ATGACCACCACCTACGGCCCGCGTACGACGCGGCATGCCGCGGCGCCCGCCCCACGGCGCTCCCCGGCCGCACTGGTCCTCCTGCTCTGCTGGGCGGGCGCGGCCGCGGTCCTCGCCCTGTGGTGGCAGGACACCGGCTCCGTGGTCGGCACCGCGGACTGGCTGCTCGGCGCCGGCCGGATCGCCGGGCTGCTGTGCGGGTACTCCTGCGCGCTGCTGGTCGGCCTGATGGCCCGGGTGCCGGTGCTGGAACAGGGGGTGGGCAGCGACCGGGTGGCCCGCTGGCACGCCGCGCTCGGCCGCTACACCGTCTGCCTGCTGCTCGCGCACGTCACCCTGGTCCTGTGGGGGTACGCCGTGCAGGCCCACGACGGCGTGCTCGGCGAGACCGCCACGGTCGTGCTGACCTACCCCGACATGCTCAAGGGCACCATCGGCGGCGCGCTGCTGGTCGCCGTCGGCGTCGTGTCCGCCCGCGCGGTGCGCCGCAGGGTCCGCTACGAGACCTGGTACTACCTGCACCTGCTCACGTACCTGGCGGTGTTCCTCGCCTTCTGGCACCAGCTCGCCCTGGGCGCGGACTTCTCCGCCCACCCCCTCGCCCGCGCGTTCTGGTACGCGCTGTACGCGGCGGCCGCCGCGGCGGTGCTCTGGTTCCGCGTGGCGGCGCCGCTGCGGCTGAACCTGCGGCACCGGCTGCGCGTGGCGCAGGTGGTGCGGGAGGCCCCCGAGGTGGTCTCGGTGATCGTGACCGGCCGCGGCCTGGCCCATCTGCCCGCCCGGCCCGGGCAGTTCCTGCGGTGGCGCTTCCTGGCCCCCGGCCTGTGGTGGACCGCGAGCCCCTACTCGCTGTCCACCGCGCCGCGGCCCGACCTGCTGCGCATCACCGTCAAGGCGGTGGGCGGCCACAGCCAGGCGCTCACCCGGCTGCGTCCGGGCACCCGGATCTGGGCCGAGGGGCCGTACGGCGCGCTGACCGCCGACCGCAGGACCCGGCAGAAGGTGCTGCTGCTCGCCGGCGGGGTCGGCGTGACGCCGCTGCGCGCCCTGTTCGAGGCGCTGCCCGCCCGCCCGGGCGACCTCACCCTGATCTACCGGGCCCGCACCGCGGACGACCTGGCGCTGCGCGGCGAACTGGAGGCGATCGCCCGCAACCGCGGTGCCCGCCTGCACTACCTGCTCAACGAGGCGGACGGCCGCAGTCCCCGGCTGACCGCCGGCTTCCTGCGCGGCGCGCTCCCCGACATCGCCGGCCACGACGTGTACCTGTGCGGACCGCCCGGCATGGCCCGGGCGTCGTACGAGGCGCTGCGCTCGGCCGGCGTGCCGGCCCGCCACATCCACCACGAGTCCTTCGAACTGTGA